DNA from Pirellulales bacterium:
TCGTCGCAGAACGTCTCCTCCAATGGCAACTGCGTATCGAGATGCTGATCGATACCCACGTCACCAAAGCGCTCACCGAGCGAAGCTGGCTCCTGCGCGCGGCAATGCGTCAGCGGCAGTAGCAGGCCAGCGAAGATGAGCGCGCGCAGCCCTACCGCGCGAGCCGCCGCGACGAACCATATGTGTCTTGTCATGCGGCTAGTGTTCATGGCGCCCCCGGCGTATTGTCTTCGCTATTGGTGTCTCGCGCCGGCAGCCTGCGCTCGTCGAGCAACTCGATCGCCCGCTCGATGGGGATACGGACGAGGCCTTGTTTGCGATCGATCCAATCGTAGCTGTGCAACTGGCTCTCCTCTCGTGCCCGCAATTGCATGAGCTCGTCCGCCGGCCGAACTTGCAAATGGGGAGCGGCTTGGGTTGGCCCTTGCAGCGCCAAGGACGCAGGCCGATCATCGGCAGTCCGCACCATGGCGCCGGTATACGCCCACGCGGCCGCGCCAAATCCGGCCGCGACAAGAACGACGAGACCTAAGCCCGAGAGGACCACGTACGCGTTGCTGACGTCGGGCGACTCTGGCCGCGGGTTCGCGGACCTGCGGGGATCTTTAGCATGCTGTGATGAATGTTCGCTCATGGCTCATTCGCTGCGAGAACCGAACTCGTAAACACCCTCTTCGTGCAATATGGCCGTAAAGCTCGTCTCAGGACGAACGCTCGTAAATCAACACCACGGGCCGCTGACGAAGTTGGCGGAGGAATTCCGTCATCCACACGCCGCCCAGTCCGACGACAGCGGCGGCTACCAACCCGAGATCGATCCCGCGCACCGGGCCGAAGGCGGGCTCGACCAACCAGACATCATTCAACAATTGCATCCCGAAGACGGTCACAGCCACATAGGCCAGCGGGCGGGGATTGCGCTTCACGTCACGGAACAGCAGCGCCAGAAACGGCACCGCAAAGTCGAAGACTCCCTGTGCGATTGCGATCCATTGCCAACCGCCGCTGATCCGCCGCCGATACCAGGAGATCTCTTCGGGCAAGTCACCTGCATAGATCACGATCAATTGCGAGAACGACATATAGGCCCAAATGATGAGAAAGGATAACAGCAAGCTGGCGAGATCTTGCAGACGGTCCGACGTGATCACGTCGCTCAACGACGCCATGCGCGCGAGCCATGCAGAGATCAGAATCGCAAATGCCATTCCGGTGACAAACTCACTGGAAATGAACAGCAGCCCGTAGATCGTCGAGTACCAATCCGGTTCCAGCGACATGCCCCAATCGATCGCCGCGAAGGTAATGGTTAGGCCAAAGACCAGCAGCCCAACGGCGCTCAACCGTTGCAAGCGCCGCGTGATCCTTTCGCTGGGCGTTTGCTGCTGTGCGCGTGACCAACGATTGAGCAGCCAGCCGACAAGTATCCATGCCAGGAAGTAGACAATCGCCCGTCCGCAAAAGAAGTCCGGATTCAAATACAATTGCTTCGCGGCAAGCATGTCGCTGTGCGCCACTAGTTCGGGACGGGCCCAGCTATAGAGCGAGGGCAATCCGAAAGCGATGGGAACGAACAGGACGCCCACGAGCGGCAGTGTACGTACGCCCGCTTCGAGAACTCCGCGGATCGTCGTGCCCCATGCGCCGCCGGTCACGTGCAGCAGCATCAGCAGGCCCGTTAGTCCCAAGGAGATATTGAGCCAGAATAGGTAAGCAGTCAGGTACGCATGAAAACAATCATCCCATCGGCTGGTGGCGGCCAGCGCCAACACGCCGAAGCCGACGATGGCCAGTGCGATCATCCGCCGCTGCAGCGTGCCTATCCGGGCTTGGAGAAGATCTGCCGTCATCGAGCGCCCCCTTCGAGGCTGCTTTCTTGCAACCTGGCACGCTCGTTAGTGGGCACGTCATCAAGAGTTGCATGCCGGCTCAATTGCAGGGCGCGGATGTACCCGACGATGGCCCAGCGATCGCGCGGCGGGACTTGCGCCGCATAGGGAGGCATTAGACGGTAGCCGTTGGTAATCACGTCGAAAAAATGTCCTACCGGCGCATCGCGCAAGCGGCCGATCGTGAAATCAGGAGGGCGTGGATAGCCTCGTTCCACGACGATCCCCTGTCCGCTGCCCGTGCGGTCATGGCACGGTGCGCAAAAGATATTGAAGCGCTGCTGGCCTCGTTCGAGTACGTCGTGCGTGACCGCGAAGGGAAATTCGCTGGCCCATTCGCCGTCGACGCGACCTTCATACAGGTGGCGATCGATGCGCTTGTGACCTCGCGCCACCGTCCCTTGGACGAGTTGCCGTGCGCTGGCACCGTCGGCAAAAAAAGTGCTTGGCTCCAGAGATTCGTAACGCGGCTGGTCTGCCATTTCTTGCCGGCAGCCAACGAGCGCTACGCAGCAGCCAGCCAGCGTGCCGAACCAGCGCCTGCGAAAGTAAACATCCGGCGCGATTTCAATGTTCCCACGGCTGGGTTTATGCCCCGGCATCGTGTTCCTCCGTGAGTGGCGGGCGCCGCAGCGGCACATCGCTTACCGATAGAGGAGCGAGACTCGTCAAAAAGTTTCTAACCTTGTCGTAGGCGAACTCGGGATCGCGCGTTTGAATGCACAGGAAGAATCTGTTCCGCGTCACCGCCTCGAACGCTGTCAGATTGAACAACGGGTGATGGGGCATCGGCAAACCGTTGAGGACCAGCATGGCCAAGACGGCCGTCAAAGAGGCGCCCAGGATCGTTAGCTCGAAAGTGATGGGAATAAACAGCGGCCAACTGGCCAGCGGTCTGCCGCCGACGTTCAACGGGTAAAATAGCGCCATGGCATAGAACTGCATGCCGAAGGCACCGGCGCAGCCCAGCACGCCTCCGATCAAGGTCCACAGCGGGACGCGCGAGTGCGTGTGCCCTACAGCCTCGGCCAGGCCTGGCACTGGATAAGGCGAGTACGCTTCCACGCGGCGATAACCTGCCAGGCGGGCCAACTCGGCAGCGCGCACGATCTGCTCGGGCTTTTCGAACTCCGCCAGCAGTCCGTACAGCTGTGACACGAATGCACCTGAAAGCACGGGCTCAATGGGCAAACTTATTTCCGCTCTTCCTCTGCGACCAGGGATCGCATTTCGTAGATCGAAATCATGGGCAGCACGCGCAGAAACACGAACAACAGGCTGAGAAATAGCCCCATCGATCCCAACAGCGTGGCCCAATCCCAACGCGTGCCGGCATACATTCCCCACGAAGACGGCAGGAAATCGCGGTGCAGGCTCGTTACGACGATGACGTATCGTTCCAGCCACATACCCACGTTGATAGCCAACGAGATCACGAACAACAGCAACGTGTTGTTGCGCACGCCTCGAAACCAAAACAACTGCGGCGCCGCGACATTGCACGCCAGCAATAGCCAGTACAACATCCGATAAGGACCAAGGGCGCGATTCACCACCACGTAGCGTTCGAACTCGTTGTCGCTGTACCAGCCCATGAAGGCTTCCATCAGGTATCCGTAGCCCACCATCAACGACGTCGCCAGCAGGATCTTGGCGATGTTGTCCAGGTGCCGGGCCGTGATGAAATCTTCGAGCGCGTATATCTTCCGCAGCGGAATGGCGAGCGTCGCCACCATGGCAAAGCCGGAAAAGATGGCGCCGGCGACGAAGTACGGAGGAAACACCGTCGTATGCCAACCTGGCACGATCGCCGAGGCAAAGTCCAGGCTGACGATGCTATGGACCGATACGACCAATGGCGTCGCCAGGCCGGCCAGCAGCAGGTAAGCCGTCTCGTAGTTGTGCCAGTGAGTCGCCGAGCCGCGCCAGCCCATGGCCAGAATACCGTACACGATCCGACCCACGGGATGGCGCGAACGATCGCGCAGCGTGGCCAGATCGGGGATCAATCCCACGTACCAGAACACAAGCGAAACCGTGGCGTACGTCATTACGGCGAACACGTCCCAGACCAGGGCGCTGCGGAACTGAGGCCACAGGCCCATCGTGTTCGGGTAGGGCATCAGCCAATAGAAGAACCAGGGTCGACCCATGTGCAGCAATGGAAACAAGCCCGCGCAGGCCACGGCGAATAATGTCATGGCTTCTGCGAATCTGTTGATCGACGTCCGCCATTGCTGGCGCAACAAGAGCAGAATCGCCGAGATCAGCGTGCCGGCGTGGCCAATGCCAATCCACCACACGAAATTGACGATCGCAAAGCCCCAGGCCACGGGAATATTGATTCCCCAAATGCCAACGCCCACCGTAAGCAGATAGGCCACGGCGTAGAATAGAAGCATCAACAGCGCGAAGCCTACGGCCAGGCCGAAGTACCAGCTGCCGGGTGTTTTTCTCGCTTGCACGATGGAAGCGATCTTGTCCGTGACCGTGCCATAGGTATGCCCCGGCTTCAGTACCGGAGCCCGGCTGTCTGGCAAGTTGTCCGCAGGCCGGGCGTCGCTCATGCGAGTTCGCGCTCCAGCAGTGGGTTGGGGTTGCGCACGCGGGCCAGATAACTGGTGCGCGGCCGCGTATTCAACTCGGCCAGCAAGTCGTAGTTCAACGGCAAGGCCTTACGGCGCGATACTTCGCTCGACGGATCGTTGGTATCCCCGAATATCAACGCGCGCGTCGGACAGGCGGCCTGACAGGCCGTTACGATGTCGCCATCGCGCAGCGTGCGTCCGGCAACCTCCGAGTTGATCCGCGCTCCATTGATGCGCTGTACGCAATAAGTGCATTTTTCCATCACACCCCGCGAGCGAACCGTAACATCGGGGTTGCGCAGCAGCTTGAATACCGGCGTGGTTTCGTCGCTGAATTGCAGGAAGTTGAAGCGTCGAACTTTGTAAGGGCAATTGTTCGAGCAATAGCGTGTTCCGACACAGCGGTTGTAGACCATGTCGTTCAAGCCCTCGGCGCTGTGCGTGGTCGCGCCCACGGGACAGACCAACTCGCAGGGGGCATGTTCGCAGTGCATGCACATGACCGGTTCGATCGCTACCTGCGGATTCGCCGGCTCACCGGTGAAATAGCGATCGATCCGCAGCCAGTGCATCTCGCGCTCGGCCAATACCTGCTCGCGGCCGACGACGGGAATGTTATTCTCCGCCTGGCATGCGACTACGCATGCGGCGCAGCCGGTGCACGTATTCAAATCCACCGACATGCCCCAGGCGTGTCCATCGTATTGCCACGGCGGATAGAGCGTCTCATCCGCGGCCGGAGCGTTTTCGCGCTGGTGCGCAAACGCGGGATCCGCTTTGAAGCCGGCCCAGGTTGCGCTGCGTACCAGGTCGCGTCCTTCCATCGAGAAGTGCGTTTGAGTACAGGCCAGCGATCCGCGCGTGCCGGTTTTTTGCAGCGAGACATCGCGGCCCATCCAAGGTTGCGCCGTGCTGCGCAGCGGATAGGCGCTAAAGCCTGCGCCTTCTCCTACCTTCCCGACCAAAGTGCGACCGTACCCCAGGTGTACGTTGATGCAACCATCGGCTTGGCCAGGCAATATCCAGACCGGCCCGCGAACCATGCGGCCGTCACAATGCACTTCCACCACATCGGCGTTGGTCAGTCCCTGGAGCGCAGCCGTGGCGGGGCTCAGGAACACCGCGTTGTCCCAAGTCAGACGCGTGAGAGGCTTGGGCAGTTCCTGCAGCCAGCCATTATTGGCAAAGCTACCGTCATAAACTGTTGGATCGAGCCGGATGACCAGTTCCAGACCTTCATCGCCTCGCGGCGTCGCCTGAGTGATTTCTCGTCCCAGCACATCGGCCAGGTTTTCTTGCAACGCAGGCGCGCGCTGCGCAAATTGACTGTCGGCGATCACCCCGGCGTCGAGCGCTGTTTGCCAGCGGACGTCGAAATCCTCGCGCGGCCACTGCTGCTGCCAATAGCTGCGGATGATATCGTAGCTGGTGCGCTCGGGTTGAAATGCTATGGCAGACAGTACCTCGTGGGCGGTTTTACCGGCATACAGCGGCGCGATCAGCGGTTGAATGATCGTGGTCGTGCCGTCAAACGCGCGGATGTCACTCCAAGACTCAAGGTAATGCGCGGCCGGCAGGTGCCACTGACAGCGCGCCGCGGTTTCGTCGTTGTACAATCCCCAGTGCACGCGCAGCGGTATCCGCTCCAGTTCGCGTCCGAAATTCGAATCGCCCGCCGCCGCGTAGACTGGATTTACGTCCAGCATCAACAGCAGGTCGACATCCGCTGCCCTCATGTCATTGGTCAGTTCCGAAAAAGTCCTTGGATTCGGCCCCTTCGGAGTTGCCACGGTCTCGGTGTAGACGACCGTTTTGCCAACGTTATTCAAGTGCTCGTTCATGGCATGAGCCAGCGCATGAACGAATGCGGTTTGCTCCTCGCCCACGATCACCACGCTGCGCGACCGATGGGCCAGCAAATCGCTGGCGATCGCTTGCACCCAAGTTTGCTTTTCCGGCGGCAAGGCTCTGACTGCCGGCGGTATTTCCAGCCCGATCGCCCGCGCCAGGGCGCACGCAAAGGGCTCGATTTCACTAGGCCGTAACGCCAGGCGGTTGTCGGCAAAAGCGCCGGTGTTGCTGAGGACCGCTTCCACGGCATACAGGCGATTCAGCACCGCGTCAGCGGAATACGGCCTGCGACGCTCGGCGAAGTCGCGAGCGTACCGTAAGCACCCAGGTCCAGCGCAAAGAAAATCGGCGTCGAGTGCCAGTATGACGTCCGCTTGCGTCAGTTGGTAAATCGCCCGCACGTCTTCCCCAAAGGACAGCTGCGCCCCCGCCGCCGGACCGTCGCCGGTCGCCGGATCGAAGCAATGCCAGCGCGCTGAGGGCAACTCACGCAATAGCGCATCGAGCTGCGCGAGCAGCGTGGGGGAAGTGACGGTACCTGTCAGAATTCGCAGGCCTTTTCCGCCGCGCTCGCGCAACCGCCGCAAGGCCGGTTCGCATTGCGCGTAGAACGCGCCCCAGGTGCTGATCAGGTTCTGCTCGCGAACCACTTGCGAACGATCGGGATCGTAGAGCGTAAGCAACGATGCCTGCGCGTAGGCCGTTGTCGCGCCTAGGCTGGCGGGATGGTCGGGATTCCCCTCAATTTTTGTGGGGCGACCCATATGGCTTTCGACGAGCACGCCCTGCCCCCAACCCGATAGCGGGAAGGCACTGGCAAAATACAGCGGCTGACCGGGAACGATATCCTCCGGCGCGCGGACATAGGGAACGATTTTCTCGGTCGGGGGCGCCGCGCACCCCGACAGCCCAGCCAAAGCCGCCGAGGTGCTTAACCAGTGCAAAAACTCTCGTCGGGGTACTTCTTCGACCTCGGCTATCGATGGTCGGGCGTCGGACGCCTGCTCAGGATTTGTTTGCTGGCTGGTCATCGATGGCACGTCGAGCAACTGGTCAATAGATCCGATTTCTGCGTGAGCGGCGGCGCCAGCCGCGGGATCGTATCATCGGCGATTGGCTCGCCAGGCTTCCAGCTAACGCTGAAAACCTCGGAGCGCGGACGCAAATGGGGGGCCGGATCGCGATGACAATTCAAACACCACTGCATAAAGAGCGTGTGCTCGCGCCACATGAGTGGCATCTCGTCCACCTGGCCGTGGCAGGTCGTGCAGCCGACTCCCTTGGCGATATGAATCGCATGATTGAAATAGGCGAAGTCGGGCACGTCGTGTACTCGGGTCCACGTAAGGGGTTGCCCGGTGCGAAGGCTGGCCCGCACTGGCTCCAATAGCGGGCTGTCCTTCCAGATATGCGCATGGCAGTTCATGCAGATAGACGTGGCCGGCATGCCGGCAAATG
Protein-coding regions in this window:
- a CDS encoding cytochrome c; the encoded protein is MPGHKPSRGNIEIAPDVYFRRRWFGTLAGCCVALVGCRQEMADQPRYESLEPSTFFADGASARQLVQGTVARGHKRIDRHLYEGRVDGEWASEFPFAVTHDVLERGQQRFNIFCAPCHDRTGSGQGIVVERGYPRPPDFTIGRLRDAPVGHFFDVITNGYRLMPPYAAQVPPRDRWAIVGYIRALQLSRHATLDDVPTNERARLQESSLEGGAR
- a CDS encoding DUF3341 domain-containing protein translates to MSQLYGLLAEFEKPEQIVRAAELARLAGYRRVEAYSPYPVPGLAEAVGHTHSRVPLWTLIGGVLGCAGAFGMQFYAMALFYPLNVGGRPLASWPLFIPITFELTILGASLTAVLAMLVLNGLPMPHHPLFNLTAFEAVTRNRFFLCIQTRDPEFAYDKVRNFLTSLAPLSVSDVPLRRPPLTEEHDAGA
- the nrfD gene encoding NrfD/PsrC family molybdoenzyme membrane anchor subunit — its product is MSDARPADNLPDSRAPVLKPGHTYGTVTDKIASIVQARKTPGSWYFGLAVGFALLMLLFYAVAYLLTVGVGIWGINIPVAWGFAIVNFVWWIGIGHAGTLISAILLLLRQQWRTSINRFAEAMTLFAVACAGLFPLLHMGRPWFFYWLMPYPNTMGLWPQFRSALVWDVFAVMTYATVSLVFWYVGLIPDLATLRDRSRHPVGRIVYGILAMGWRGSATHWHNYETAYLLLAGLATPLVVSVHSIVSLDFASAIVPGWHTTVFPPYFVAGAIFSGFAMVATLAIPLRKIYALEDFITARHLDNIAKILLATSLMVGYGYLMEAFMGWYSDNEFERYVVVNRALGPYRMLYWLLLACNVAAPQLFWFRGVRNNTLLLFVISLAINVGMWLERYVIVVTSLHRDFLPSSWGMYAGTRWDWATLLGSMGLFLSLLFVFLRVLPMISIYEMRSLVAEEERK
- a CDS encoding 4Fe-4S dicluster domain-containing protein, which codes for MTSQQTNPEQASDARPSIAEVEEVPRREFLHWLSTSAALAGLSGCAAPPTEKIVPYVRAPEDIVPGQPLYFASAFPLSGWGQGVLVESHMGRPTKIEGNPDHPASLGATTAYAQASLLTLYDPDRSQVVREQNLISTWGAFYAQCEPALRRLRERGGKGLRILTGTVTSPTLLAQLDALLRELPSARWHCFDPATGDGPAAGAQLSFGEDVRAIYQLTQADVILALDADFLCAGPGCLRYARDFAERRRPYSADAVLNRLYAVEAVLSNTGAFADNRLALRPSEIEPFACALARAIGLEIPPAVRALPPEKQTWVQAIASDLLAHRSRSVVIVGEEQTAFVHALAHAMNEHLNNVGKTVVYTETVATPKGPNPRTFSELTNDMRAADVDLLLMLDVNPVYAAAGDSNFGRELERIPLRVHWGLYNDETAARCQWHLPAAHYLESWSDIRAFDGTTTIIQPLIAPLYAGKTAHEVLSAIAFQPERTSYDIIRSYWQQQWPREDFDVRWQTALDAGVIADSQFAQRAPALQENLADVLGREITQATPRGDEGLELVIRLDPTVYDGSFANNGWLQELPKPLTRLTWDNAVFLSPATAALQGLTNADVVEVHCDGRMVRGPVWILPGQADGCINVHLGYGRTLVGKVGEGAGFSAYPLRSTAQPWMGRDVSLQKTGTRGSLACTQTHFSMEGRDLVRSATWAGFKADPAFAHQRENAPAADETLYPPWQYDGHAWGMSVDLNTCTGCAACVVACQAENNIPVVGREQVLAEREMHWLRIDRYFTGEPANPQVAIEPVMCMHCEHAPCELVCPVGATTHSAEGLNDMVYNRCVGTRYCSNNCPYKVRRFNFLQFSDETTPVFKLLRNPDVTVRSRGVMEKCTYCVQRINGARINSEVAGRTLRDGDIVTACQAACPTRALIFGDTNDPSSEVSRRKALPLNYDLLAELNTRPRTSYLARVRNPNPLLERELA
- a CDS encoding cytochrome c3 family protein, giving the protein MAQIFHPSFNTMSRVSIWGSAVILSAVAGFLGILWRSPYVTEVGVIREQPIPFSHEHHVAGLGIDCRYCHTSVEESSFAGMPATSICMNCHAHIWKDSPLLEPVRASLRTGQPLTWTRVHDVPDFAYFNHAIHIAKGVGCTTCHGQVDEMPLMWREHTLFMQWCLNCHRDPAPHLRPRSEVFSVSWKPGEPIADDTIPRLAPPLTQKSDLLTSCSTCHR